The sequence below is a genomic window from Streptomyces sp. B21-105.
GCGCTGCCCGGATTCTTCGTGGGACTGCGGCTCGGCGTCACCGGATCCTGGCTCGGTCTGGTCGTCCTCGAGCAGATCAACGCCACCAGCGGCCTCGGCTACCTGATGTTCCAGGCGCAGAACTACGGCCAGTCGGACGTCATCCTGGTCGGTCTCCTCATCTACGGCGTCCTCGGTCTGATCTCCGACAGCGCGGTCCGTCTCGTCGAACGGAGGGTGCTGTCATGGCGCCGCACACTGAGCAGCTGACCCGTACCGCCGCCGCCGTCCGGCTGCGCGGGCTGACCCGGTCGTTCGACGGACGCACGATCCTCGACGCCGTCGACCTGGACATCCCCGCCGGGCAGTTCGTGGCCCTGCTCGGGCACAGCGGATCCGGCAAGAGCACCCTGCTGCGGGCGGTCGCGGGCCTGGACCACGCGGTCGCCGGGAGCGGAGAGCTGACGGCTCCGGAGCGGGTCTCCGTCGTCTTCCAGGACTCGCGGCTGCTGCCCTGGCGGCGGGTGCTGGCGAACGTCCTGCTGGGACTCGACGGCAAGGAGGCCGAGCGCCGGGGTCGCGAGGCTCTCGCCGAGGTCGGGCTGAAGGGGCGCGAGCGGGCCTGGCCCGACGAGCTGTCCGGCGGTGAGGCGCAGCGCGCCGCGCTGGCCCGCTCCCTGGTCCGCGAGCCCGAACTCCTGCTGGCCGACGAGCCGTTCGGGGCGCTGGACGCGCTCACCCGGATCAGGATGCACAGCCTGCTGCGCGAACTGTGGGAGCGCCACCGGCCCTCCGTGCTGCTCGTCACGCACGACGTGGACGAGGCGATCGTGCTCGCCGACCGCGTCCTCGTCCTCGAGAACGGCCGGATCGGGCTCGACCTGACCATCGAGCGGCCGCATCCGCGCTCGTACCGGGATCCGCTGCTCGGCGAGTACCGCGAGCGGCTGCTGACGGCGCTGGGCGTGACCGGCGACGCCGGCTGAGCCAGGCCGACACGGGCCGGCCGAGGCCTGGCGATGCCGGCCCACCGATGCCGGCCAGCCGCACCGATGCCGGCCGGGGGGCTGCCCGGGCCTCGTCCTCGAACGGCGGACCGGCTGAGTCTTCCCGGCGTTCGTCCCCCCTTCCCCTCCCCTTCCCCTCCCCTTCCCCTCCCCCGCCTTCTTCCCCTCCCCCTCCTGACTGCCTGAAGGACACCCCATGCCCCGCCAGCTTCATCTCAACGCGTTCCTCATGAACACCGGTCACCACGAGGCCTCGTGGCGGCTGCCCGAGAGCGATCCGTACGCCCATGTCGAGCTGAGCCACTACGTCCATCTGGCCCGGATCGCCGAGCGCGGCGCCTTCGACTCGCTGTTCCTCGCCGACGGACCGCAGCTGTGGGGCGACCTGGCCCAGCGGCCGGCCGGCGCGCTGGAGCCGCTCACGCTGCTCACCGCACTGGCGACGGCGACCGAGCACATCGGCCTCATCGCCACCGCGTCGACCTCCTACAACTCCCCCTACAACCTGGCCCGCAGGTTCGCCTCGCTGGACATCATCAGCGGCGGCCGGGCCGGCTGGAACATCGTCACCACGGCCGGCACGGAGGCCGCGCGCAACTTCGGTCTCGACGCCGAGCCCGCGCACGCCGAGCGGTACGCCAGGGCCGCCGAGTTCCTCGACGTGGCGCTGAAGCTCTGGGACAGCTGGGAGGACGACGCGATCGTCGCCGACAAGGCGGCCGGCGTCTGGGGCGACGACCGAAAGATCCATCCGCCCCGGCACCGGGGGACGTACTTCAGCGTCGAGGGCGCGCTCAACGTCCCGCGTTCGCCGCAGGGTTACCCGCTGCTGGTGCAGGCGGGCTCGAGCGGGGACGGCAAGGTGTTCGCCGCCCGGTACGCGGAGGCGGTGTTCACGGCCCAGCAGACCCTCGCCGACGCGCAGGCCTTCTACGCCGACCTGAAGGCCCGCACGGCGGCGGCCGGCCGCGATCCCGGCCACGTCAAGGTGCTGCCCGGGATCGTGCCGGTGATCGGCTCCACGGAGGCGGAGGCGCGGGCGCACGAACGCGTCCTCGAGGACCACATCGTGTACACGCACGGCGTGGGGCGGCTGGAGTCGCTGCTGCAACTGGACCCCGGCACACTGGAGTTGGACGCGGAGCTGCCCGCCGTCCTGCCGCCCGAGGAGGCCATCGAGGGCGCGAAGAGCCGCTACACGCTGGT
It includes:
- a CDS encoding LLM class flavin-dependent oxidoreductase, which translates into the protein MPRQLHLNAFLMNTGHHEASWRLPESDPYAHVELSHYVHLARIAERGAFDSLFLADGPQLWGDLAQRPAGALEPLTLLTALATATEHIGLIATASTSYNSPYNLARRFASLDIISGGRAGWNIVTTAGTEAARNFGLDAEPAHAERYARAAEFLDVALKLWDSWEDDAIVADKAAGVWGDDRKIHPPRHRGTYFSVEGALNVPRSPQGYPLLVQAGSSGDGKVFAARYAEAVFTAQQTLADAQAFYADLKARTAAAGRDPGHVKVLPGIVPVIGSTEAEARAHERVLEDHIVYTHGVGRLESLLQLDPGTLELDAELPAVLPPEEAIEGAKSRYTLVVELARRERLTVRQLIGRLGGGRGHHTFAGTPEQVADTIETWFRQGAADGFNIMPAVLPSGLDAFVDHVVPILRTRGLLRTGYGPRTTLRERYGLPRPANQYVGPALATAST
- a CDS encoding ABC transporter ATP-binding protein, producing MAPHTEQLTRTAAAVRLRGLTRSFDGRTILDAVDLDIPAGQFVALLGHSGSGKSTLLRAVAGLDHAVAGSGELTAPERVSVVFQDSRLLPWRRVLANVLLGLDGKEAERRGREALAEVGLKGRERAWPDELSGGEAQRAALARSLVREPELLLADEPFGALDALTRIRMHSLLRELWERHRPSVLLVTHDVDEAIVLADRVLVLENGRIGLDLTIERPHPRSYRDPLLGEYRERLLTALGVTGDAG